A window of Cyanobacterium sp. T60_A2020_053 contains these coding sequences:
- a CDS encoding DUF4335 domain-containing protein, with amino-acid sequence MSIPIQRLYNSPNCVLSLQGFSDENSSSQSTPVMSVLTVAQCQIMNQPHTLSGGVSFVNNLVKAVSAYGQQCLSGLTHPEELEGESDYIFLQKLPEKNRHLLVWQEKKDHTEKEIKLELSTIQLFDLLETIDQLCADQMTLPQITTKLNPVSRRYRQMEVSLVEQSAPVAFGLTGFALSALLLFLMPYPKEITDPNLQPAPTPVQNIQE; translated from the coding sequence ATGAGTATTCCCATCCAGCGCCTGTACAACTCCCCCAACTGTGTCCTATCCTTGCAAGGGTTTAGCGATGAAAACTCCTCAAGTCAAAGCACTCCCGTTATGTCGGTATTAACAGTAGCACAGTGTCAAATCATGAATCAACCACATACCCTATCAGGGGGGGTTAGTTTTGTTAATAACTTAGTTAAAGCCGTAAGTGCCTATGGGCAACAATGTTTAAGCGGATTGACACATCCAGAAGAATTAGAGGGAGAAAGTGACTATATCTTTTTGCAAAAATTACCTGAAAAAAATCGTCACCTTTTAGTATGGCAAGAAAAAAAAGACCACACAGAAAAAGAAATTAAACTAGAACTAAGCACTATACAACTATTCGATTTACTGGAAACTATTGATCAACTGTGTGCCGATCAAATGACATTACCGCAAATAACCACTAAATTAAACCCCGTTTCACGGCGTTACCGTCAAATGGAAGTATCCTTAGTAGAACAATCAGCGCCCGTCGCCTTTGGCTTAACAGGGTTTGCTCTCAGCGCCCTTCTCCTTTTCCTCATGCCCTACCCCAAAGAAATTACCGATCCTAATCTGCAACCAGCGCCCACCCCCGTACAAAATATTCAGGAATAG
- the hisH gene encoding imidazole glycerol phosphate synthase subunit HisH: protein MTKIAVIDYDMGNLHSACKGLEKVGATPIVTDSAPVILDAQGIVLPGVGSFDPAIQHLRSRNLIQPIKDAIAQGMPFLGICLGLQILFEKSGEGKEEGLGIFKGEVRSFQSEPNLTIPHMGWNTMTKVQANHPLWANLPPEPYFYFVHSFYVDPLDKAIIAGEVTHGSQRVTGAVIRDNVMAVQFHPEKSADAGLMVLKNFVEMVEGSCTHLL, encoded by the coding sequence ATGACCAAAATTGCTGTAATTGATTATGATATGGGTAATTTACACTCGGCGTGTAAGGGTTTGGAAAAGGTGGGCGCTACTCCCATTGTTACTGACTCTGCGCCGGTTATTCTTGATGCTCAAGGCATTGTTTTACCCGGTGTTGGTTCATTTGATCCTGCCATACAGCATTTAAGGTCTCGCAATTTAATTCAACCCATTAAGGATGCTATTGCTCAGGGTATGCCTTTTCTTGGTATTTGTTTAGGATTGCAAATTTTGTTTGAGAAGTCTGGGGAAGGAAAGGAAGAAGGTTTGGGCATTTTCAAAGGGGAAGTGCGCTCGTTTCAGTCTGAACCTAATTTAACGATTCCTCACATGGGTTGGAATACCATGACAAAAGTTCAAGCTAACCATCCTCTGTGGGCTAATTTACCCCCTGAACCATATTTTTATTTCGTTCACTCATTTTATGTTGACCCTCTTGATAAAGCCATTATTGCTGGGGAAGTTACCCACGGTAGTCAAAGGGTGACGGGCGCTGTTATTCGTGATAATGTCATGGCGGTACAGTTTCACCCTGAAAAGTCTGCCGATGCTGGTTTGATGGTGTTAAAAAATTTTGTGGAGATGGTGGAGGGCTCTTGTACTCACTTACTATAA
- a CDS encoding polysaccharide pyruvyl transferase family protein, producing the protein MKKLVVLDTAVSSSNLGDQIIMDAVYGYLKQIFSGDFFVNIPTHDVISRTSYYYLRESDYAIVGGTNLLSANMNSYNQWKIGLYDSFFLNDIILMGVGWWQYQGLPNAYTKYLYHSVLNHQYAHSVRDEYTKKQLNAIGFNNVINTGCPTMWKLTEAHCQQITRHRSDSVLLTFTQYKQDESLDRQVVDILSERYDKIYYWIQQPNDYDYMKGFNCEKVIYVEPSLQALDRVLADVNLDYIGTRLHAGIRALQNKKRSLILAVDNRALEISKDTNLPVISRDDWDGIKSWIDSEYVTEVKLPWHNIEQWQQQFKG; encoded by the coding sequence ATGAAAAAACTTGTTGTATTAGACACGGCAGTAAGTAGTTCTAATCTGGGTGATCAGATTATTATGGACGCAGTATATGGTTATCTAAAACAGATTTTTTCTGGAGATTTTTTTGTTAATATACCTACCCATGATGTAATTTCTAGAACTTCTTATTACTATTTAAGAGAAAGTGATTATGCCATTGTCGGTGGCACAAATCTTCTTTCTGCCAACATGAATTCTTATAATCAATGGAAAATTGGTTTATATGATTCTTTTTTCTTAAATGATATTATTTTGATGGGAGTTGGTTGGTGGCAGTATCAGGGATTGCCTAATGCTTATACCAAATATTTATATCATTCGGTACTTAATCATCAATATGCCCATTCTGTGCGTGATGAATATACCAAAAAACAACTTAATGCTATTGGTTTTAATAATGTGATCAATACGGGTTGCCCAACGATGTGGAAGTTGACAGAAGCGCATTGTCAACAAATTACACGACACCGCTCAGATTCAGTATTATTAACTTTTACTCAGTATAAACAAGATGAAAGTTTAGACCGTCAAGTGGTTGATATTCTTAGTGAAAGATACGACAAAATTTATTATTGGATACAGCAACCTAACGACTATGATTATATGAAGGGTTTTAATTGTGAAAAGGTTATCTATGTTGAACCTAGTTTACAGGCTTTAGATCGGGTTTTAGCAGATGTTAATTTAGACTATATTGGGACAAGATTACACGCTGGAATTAGAGCTTTACAAAATAAAAAAAGAAGTTTAATTTTGGCTGTGGATAATCGGGCGCTGGAAATTTCTAAAGATACAAACTTACCTGTTATTTCTAGGGATGATTGGGATGGAATTAAATCTTGGATAGATTCTGAGTATGTCACAGAAGTTAAACTACCTTGGCATAATATCGAGCAATGGCAACAACAATTTAAGGGATGA
- a CDS encoding PIN domain-containing protein codes for MKTAVKKSKFTQVQVIETVRWMINSLNVIPLTPEISLTALDLHYRYQFSFYDSLIISVAISSECEYLLTEDLQEGQIITYRSHLVKVINPFQ; via the coding sequence ATGAAAACTGCTGTTAAAAAAAGCAAATTTACACAAGTGCAAGTTATTGAAACTGTGAGGTGGATGATTAATAGCTTAAATGTTATTCCTCTAACTCCAGAGATAAGCCTAACTGCCTTAGATTTACATTATCGTTATCAGTTTTCCTTTTATGACTCTTTAATTATCAGTGTGGCTATTTCGTCAGAATGTGAATATTTGCTTACCGAAGATTTACAAGAAGGGCAAATCATTACTTATCGATCTCATTTAGTCAAAGTTATTAATCCCTTTCAGTAG
- a CDS encoding glycosyltransferase family 4 protein has protein sequence MKSLLVNTNDISGGAARAAYRLHQGLSLTDGIDSMMLVQNRVGDNHSVVTADSPQDKWRKLVTKIRPTMDNLPKNFYPNRQKTPFSVQWFPNSIARVINDLSPDVVNIHWINMGFIPISSLKQIKAPLLWSLHDMWAFTGGCHYAGDCLSYLDSCGICPQLGSQKENDLSRQIWLRKSQQWQNVDFTVVALSHWLKDCCLKSSLFRDRRIEIIHNGIDTNIYKPLDKKFARNILNLPQDKKLILFGAMSATSDGRKGFQFLAPSLEILKDNDNLELVIFGASRPSQNADVCGLKTNYLGRLNDDISLALAYSAVDLFIAPSTEDNLPNTVMESLACGTPCVAFNIGGMPDLITHHHSGYLAKPFDVNDLAHGITWVLEDEGRWNQLSQSARQTVLEKFTLKIQAQKYLELYQDVIANNQSQ, from the coding sequence ATGAAATCTTTATTAGTTAACACCAATGATATATCGGGGGGGGCGGCGCGCGCCGCCTATCGCTTACATCAAGGGTTAAGTCTCACTGATGGCATCGATTCTATGATGTTAGTTCAAAATCGTGTGGGTGATAATCACTCTGTGGTGACGGCTGATTCTCCCCAAGATAAATGGAGGAAATTAGTTACTAAAATTAGACCGACTATGGATAATTTGCCCAAAAATTTTTATCCTAATCGTCAAAAAACTCCTTTTAGTGTGCAATGGTTTCCTAATTCTATCGCTAGAGTTATTAATGATCTTAGTCCAGATGTGGTGAATATACATTGGATTAATATGGGTTTTATTCCTATTAGTAGTCTCAAGCAGATTAAAGCGCCCCTCCTGTGGAGTCTCCATGATATGTGGGCTTTTACTGGGGGATGTCATTACGCTGGAGATTGTTTATCTTATCTTGATTCTTGTGGTATTTGTCCACAGTTAGGAAGCCAGAAGGAAAATGATTTGTCTCGTCAAATTTGGCTTAGGAAGTCTCAGCAGTGGCAAAATGTTGATTTTACAGTGGTTGCTTTGAGTCATTGGTTAAAGGATTGTTGTTTAAAAAGTTCCCTGTTTCGAGACCGAAGAATTGAGATTATTCATAATGGTATTGATACGAATATTTATAAGCCTCTCGATAAAAAATTTGCCAGAAATATTTTAAATTTACCTCAAGATAAAAAATTAATTTTGTTTGGAGCAATGAGTGCCACTAGCGATGGCCGTAAAGGGTTTCAGTTTCTAGCGCCCTCCCTCGAAATCCTCAAGGATAATGATAATTTAGAATTAGTCATTTTTGGTGCTTCACGCCCTTCTCAAAATGCTGATGTGTGTGGATTAAAGACAAATTATTTAGGGCGTTTGAATGACGATATTTCTCTTGCTTTAGCTTATTCTGCAGTAGATTTATTCATAGCGCCCTCCACCGAAGATAATTTACCTAATACGGTGATGGAATCTTTGGCTTGTGGCACACCCTGTGTAGCTTTTAATATTGGTGGTATGCCTGATCTAATTACCCATCATCATAGTGGTTATTTGGCAAAACCTTTTGATGTCAATGATCTTGCTCACGGCATTACTTGGGTATTAGAGGATGAAGGGCGCTGGAATCAACTATCGCAAAGCGCCCGTCAAACTGTCTTAGAAAAGTTCACCCTCAAAATTCAAGCTCAAAAATATTTAGAACTATATCAAGATGTAATTGCTAACAATCAAAGTCAGTAA
- a CDS encoding Uma2 family endonuclease, giving the protein MTATIIKEKDTLITEEKIYTPSEYLALENQAQYKHEYRNGEIIPMAGGTINHNEIVTNLCTLFKIALKGQKYRVLIGDVRLWIPQHNQYTYPDVMVIGGEPIYHQGNTTITNPLLIIEVLSQSTQDYDRGTKFTYYRSINKLQEYILIDQYSYKIEHFSKNEQGYWLLREYDQLEDILLLSSLNLSLNIVDIYEQVKFDKNI; this is encoded by the coding sequence ATGACTGCCACCATTATTAAAGAAAAAGATACTCTTATTACCGAGGAAAAAATATATACTCCATCAGAATATTTAGCTTTAGAAAATCAAGCTCAGTATAAACACGAATATAGAAATGGAGAAATTATCCCCATGGCTGGAGGTACAATAAATCATAATGAAATAGTTACCAATTTATGTACACTATTTAAAATAGCGTTGAAAGGGCAAAAATACCGAGTCCTCATCGGTGACGTGCGCTTGTGGATACCCCAGCATAATCAATATACTTATCCTGATGTCATGGTTATTGGAGGTGAACCTATTTATCATCAAGGTAACACCACTATTACTAATCCCCTGCTAATTATCGAAGTGTTATCTCAGTCAACTCAAGACTATGACCGTGGGACGAAATTTACTTATTATCGTAGTATTAATAAATTACAAGAATATATTTTAATTGATCAATATAGTTATAAAATTGAACACTTCAGTAAAAATGAGCAAGGATATTGGTTACTAAGAGAATACGATCAGCTAGAAGATATTTTGTTATTATCATCTTTAAATTTATCGTTAAATATTGTTGATATTTATGAGCAAGTGAAGTTTGACAAAAATATTTAG
- the dndC gene encoding DNA phosphorothioation system sulfurtransferase DndC has protein sequence MNNQQLPLFPPRSVEELIKDLQLLTAEIQELYCHDETPWIIGYSGGKDSTCILQLIWNAIAQLPEAKRHKKIYVITNDTLVENPIVAYWVSQSIEKINDSALRQNMPITAHLTQPVVKNTFWVCLIGKGYPAPRRNFRWCTERMKIQPAEQFIRETVRLHGETILVLGTRKAESTNRARNMKRREEKDRIRERLNYNSRMPNSYVYTPIEDWRTDEVWLYLMQWQNPWGVDNNDLFAMYRGATADNECPLVVDTNTPSCGDSRFGCWVCTLVNKDKSMEAMIHNDEEKEWLQPLLDLRDELDVDNDHDKRDFRRIYGKVELYERNVDGNTTIHNIPGPYLKEWREYWLKKVLLAQKSLQENAPPQFKDYPLISQAELTEIRRIWLEEKHEFEDTLPTIYHDITGLEFHDPDNEGQHRLLGTEEWRTLEELCDGDAMHLELMARLLDTERQFFTKTRRVGIYQALEKCFATSSRSKEEAIANAHYLREVKGAAARGDVQALQQQLEWGQMKFKK, from the coding sequence ATGAATAATCAACAGCTACCACTTTTCCCTCCCCGTAGTGTGGAAGAATTAATCAAAGATTTGCAACTGTTAACCGCAGAAATTCAAGAGTTATACTGCCATGATGAAACTCCTTGGATTATTGGCTATAGTGGAGGCAAAGATAGCACTTGTATTTTGCAGTTGATTTGGAATGCCATTGCCCAACTACCAGAAGCAAAACGCCACAAAAAAATTTATGTCATTACCAATGATACCTTAGTGGAAAATCCCATCGTCGCTTATTGGGTGAGCCAATCTATCGAAAAAATTAATGACAGCGCCCTCCGCCAAAATATGCCCATTACCGCCCACCTCACTCAACCAGTGGTTAAAAATACTTTTTGGGTATGTTTGATCGGCAAAGGCTATCCCGCACCTCGGCGCAATTTCCGATGGTGTACAGAAAGAATGAAAATTCAACCAGCAGAGCAGTTTATCAGGGAAACTGTGCGCCTTCACGGGGAAACTATCCTTGTGCTAGGCACTCGTAAAGCTGAAAGCACCAATCGCGCCCGTAACATGAAGCGCCGAGAAGAAAAAGACAGAATTAGAGAACGTTTGAACTATAATTCTCGAATGCCCAATTCTTATGTTTACACTCCCATTGAAGATTGGCGCACCGATGAAGTGTGGTTATATTTGATGCAGTGGCAAAACCCTTGGGGAGTGGATAATAACGATCTTTTTGCCATGTATAGGGGCGCTACGGCAGATAACGAATGTCCTTTGGTGGTTGATACTAACACCCCTAGCTGTGGTGATTCTCGTTTTGGTTGTTGGGTGTGTACCCTTGTTAATAAGGATAAGTCTATGGAGGCAATGATTCACAATGATGAGGAAAAGGAATGGTTGCAACCTTTGCTCGATTTGCGCGATGAGTTAGATGTGGATAATGACCATGATAAGAGGGATTTTCGCCGTATTTATGGCAAAGTGGAATTATATGAACGCAATGTGGATGGTAATACTACAATCCATAATATCCCTGGTCCATATTTGAAGGAATGGCGAGAATATTGGTTGAAAAAGGTACTTTTAGCCCAAAAAAGTTTACAGGAAAATGCACCACCTCAATTTAAGGATTATCCTTTGATTTCTCAGGCTGAATTAACGGAAATTAGACGAATTTGGTTAGAGGAAAAACATGAATTTGAGGACACTTTACCCACTATTTATCATGACATAACAGGATTAGAATTTCATGATCCTGATAATGAAGGGCAACATCGTCTCCTTGGCACAGAAGAATGGCGCACCCTTGAGGAATTATGCGATGGTGATGCTATGCACTTGGAGTTAATGGCTCGTTTATTGGATACGGAGCGTCAATTTTTTACAAAAACTCGTCGGGTTGGCATTTATCAGGCGCTAGAAAAGTGTTTTGCCACGTCTTCCCGCAGTAAAGAGGAAGCCATTGCCAATGCCCATTATTTGCGAGAGGTGAAGGGCGCTGCAGCTAGAGGTGATGTTCAAGCCTTGCAACAACAACTTGAATGGGGGCAAATGAAGTTTAAAAAATAA
- a CDS encoding RNA-binding protein gives MSIYVGNLSYDVTEEDLKNVFSDYGEVKRVHLPTDRETNRMRGFGFVEMSNDTEEEKAIETLDGAQWMGRQMKVNKAKPRQ, from the coding sequence ATGTCCATATATGTTGGCAATTTATCCTATGATGTTACAGAAGAAGACTTAAAAAATGTTTTCTCTGATTATGGTGAGGTAAAGCGTGTACATTTACCAACTGACCGTGAAACCAACAGAATGCGTGGTTTTGGTTTTGTAGAAATGTCTAACGATACCGAAGAAGAAAAAGCCATTGAAACCTTAGATGGCGCCCAGTGGATGGGACGACAAATGAAGGTTAATAAAGCTAAACCTCGTCAATAA
- the ilvD gene encoding dihydroxy-acid dehydratase: MTENRKSQAITQGVQRSPNRAMLRAVGFGDNDFIKPIVGIANGYSTITPCNMGLNDLAKSAEASLAEAGAMPQMFGTITISDGISMGTEGMKYSLVSRDVIADSIETVCSGQSMDGVIAIGGCDKNMPGAMIAMARLNIPAIFVYGGTIKPGHHNGEDLTVVSAFEAVGKYSAGKIDEAELTAIEKNACPGAGSCGGMFTANTMSSAFEAMGMSLPYSSTMAAEDGEKVESTKASARALVDAIRNQILPSHLLTRKAFENAIAVIMAVGGSTNSVLHLLAIANTIGVDLTLDNFEEIRHKVPVICDLKPSGRYVTVDLHNAGGIPQVMKILLVNGLLHGDALTISGQTLAEVLADIPDNPPESQDVIRQWGNPLYKEGHLAILKGNLASEGAVAKISGVKNPVITGPARVFESEEECLDAILKGKIVPGDVVIVRYEGPVGGPGMREMLAPTSAIIGAGLGDKVGLITDGRFSGGTYGLVVGHVAPEAAVGGNIALVQEGDSITIDATQKLLQINVSAEELEGRRKHWQRPSPLYPRGVLGKYAKLVSSSSKGAVTDFPD; the protein is encoded by the coding sequence ATGACAGAGAATCGCAAAAGCCAAGCCATTACTCAGGGAGTGCAAAGAAGCCCTAATCGTGCCATGTTGAGAGCCGTGGGTTTTGGTGATAATGATTTTATTAAGCCTATTGTGGGGATTGCTAATGGTTACAGCACCATTACCCCTTGTAATATGGGTTTAAATGACCTTGCAAAAAGTGCTGAAGCTAGTCTGGCTGAAGCTGGGGCAATGCCTCAAATGTTTGGTACTATTACCATTAGTGATGGTATTTCTATGGGTACTGAGGGCATGAAATACTCCTTGGTTTCCCGAGATGTAATTGCTGACTCCATCGAAACGGTATGTAGTGGGCAAAGTATGGATGGGGTGATCGCCATCGGTGGTTGTGATAAAAATATGCCGGGCGCTATGATTGCTATGGCACGGCTCAATATCCCTGCTATTTTTGTTTATGGTGGCACAATTAAACCGGGTCATCATAATGGTGAAGATTTAACGGTGGTTAGCGCTTTTGAGGCGGTAGGAAAGTATAGCGCTGGAAAAATTGATGAAGCGGAATTAACTGCTATCGAAAAAAATGCTTGTCCGGGCGCTGGTTCTTGTGGTGGGATGTTTACTGCTAATACCATGTCTTCCGCTTTTGAGGCTATGGGCATGAGTTTGCCTTATTCTTCGACTATGGCGGCGGAGGATGGGGAAAAGGTGGAAAGTACCAAGGCTTCGGCCCGGGCGCTGGTGGATGCTATTCGTAATCAAATTTTGCCTTCTCATTTATTAACTCGTAAGGCTTTTGAAAATGCTATCGCTGTAATTATGGCGGTGGGCGGTTCGACTAATTCTGTCTTACATTTGTTAGCCATTGCTAATACTATCGGGGTTGATTTAACTCTTGATAATTTTGAGGAAATTCGTCACAAAGTTCCCGTAATTTGTGATTTAAAGCCTTCTGGTCGTTATGTGACGGTGGATTTACATAATGCTGGTGGTATTCCTCAAGTGATGAAAATATTATTGGTTAATGGTTTATTGCACGGGGATGCTTTAACTATATCGGGGCAAACTTTGGCTGAAGTTTTGGCGGATATTCCTGATAATCCTCCAGAAAGTCAAGATGTAATTCGTCAATGGGGTAATCCTCTTTACAAGGAAGGTCATTTGGCTATCCTTAAAGGTAATTTGGCTTCTGAAGGTGCGGTGGCGAAAATTAGTGGAGTGAAAAATCCCGTTATTACTGGTCCAGCGCGCGTCTTCGAGTCTGAGGAAGAATGTTTGGATGCCATTTTAAAAGGCAAAATTGTCCCTGGTGATGTGGTGATCGTGCGCTATGAAGGTCCTGTGGGTGGTCCGGGTATGCGTGAAATGTTAGCGCCCACCTCCGCTATCATTGGCGCTGGATTGGGCGATAAAGTTGGTTTAATCACTGACGGGCGCTTTTCTGGTGGCACTTACGGTTTAGTGGTGGGTCACGTTGCGCCCGAAGCTGCCGTAGGTGGTAATATCGCTTTAGTACAGGAAGGGGATAGTATTACCATTGATGCTACCCAAAAACTCTTACAAATCAATGTTTCTGCTGAGGAGTTAGAGGGGCGCCGTAAGCATTGGCAGCGCCCTTCACCCCTTTATCCCCGTGGGGTTTTGGGTAAATATGCTAAGTTAGTTTCATCTAGTAGCAAGGGCGCTGTTACTGATTTTCCCGACTAA
- a CDS encoding flippase, which produces MQKLINKISPGLQKIIGNVSWLLSERFLSLLVSLSINIIVIRYLGPDLLGKISYALGFVTLFASLARLGLDNIVVRNIVRDVDSTTEILGTAFFLRFTSSILAIILTITLSSLIHQNSIETHHLIVILSLTIFANNFEVIKFWFDSQVLARPMVLTRTFVLFLSSVLKVLFVARQLSISFFAWLYVVESVLTGLIMFYYYHRYQQSTQQWRVNLAKAKTILKDSFPLVLSAMAIMIYMKIDLIMLGRLTNDAEVGNYAAAIRFSEVWYFLPGFVCTSVFPSIVRSRMNSEEEYYQRLQKLYDLMSWLAWIIIVFITLIASTLIEQLLGADFKSAIPILMLHIWACPFVFLMVARGKWLLTENLTSITFKSSFLGAVSNIVINYFLIPLYGGLGAAIATVISYGIHSHLSCLIFPEMRNQFKMLTKAFFIPFRFHQNMLYLKSLKKLVF; this is translated from the coding sequence TTGCAAAAACTAATTAATAAAATCAGTCCAGGATTACAGAAAATTATCGGCAACGTTAGTTGGCTACTATCAGAAAGATTTCTTAGTCTTTTAGTTAGTTTATCCATTAATATCATTGTAATCAGATATTTAGGACCAGACTTGTTAGGAAAAATTAGTTATGCACTTGGTTTTGTTACTTTATTTGCCTCCTTGGCAAGATTGGGATTAGATAATATTGTCGTCAGAAATATTGTCAGAGATGTAGATTCAACTACGGAGATTTTAGGAACTGCATTTTTTTTAAGATTCACTTCTTCTATTTTGGCAATTATTTTAACCATTACTTTATCTTCTTTGATACATCAGAATAGTATCGAAACTCATCATCTAATTGTTATTCTTTCCCTAACTATTTTTGCTAATAACTTTGAAGTTATTAAATTCTGGTTTGACTCTCAGGTTTTAGCCCGTCCCATGGTACTCACTAGAACTTTTGTATTATTTCTATCTTCAGTTTTAAAAGTTTTATTTGTGGCACGGCAATTATCGATTAGTTTTTTCGCTTGGCTATATGTTGTAGAGTCTGTTTTAACTGGTTTGATAATGTTTTATTATTATCATCGGTATCAACAATCCACTCAACAATGGCGAGTTAATCTAGCAAAAGCCAAAACGATTTTAAAGGATTCTTTTCCATTAGTTCTTTCTGCCATGGCAATTATGATCTACATGAAGATTGATTTGATCATGTTAGGGCGCTTAACGAATGATGCAGAAGTGGGCAATTATGCGGCGGCGATTCGTTTTTCAGAAGTGTGGTATTTTTTACCCGGTTTTGTTTGTACGTCAGTTTTTCCCAGTATTGTACGCAGTAGAATGAACAGTGAGGAAGAATATTATCAAAGATTACAAAAATTGTATGATTTAATGTCGTGGTTAGCATGGATAATTATTGTTTTCATTACTTTGATTGCTTCTACTTTAATTGAGCAACTTTTAGGTGCCGATTTTAAATCAGCAATTCCCATTTTAATGTTACATATTTGGGCATGTCCTTTTGTCTTTTTGATGGTAGCGAGAGGTAAATGGTTGTTAACAGAAAATCTTACTTCTATTACTTTTAAATCTTCTTTTCTAGGGGCTGTTTCTAATATTGTGATTAATTATTTCTTGATCCCTCTTTATGGTGGTTTAGGCGCAGCTATTGCCACCGTTATTTCTTATGGTATTCATTCACATTTGAGTTGTTTAATTTTCCCCGAAATGAGAAATCAATTTAAGATGTTGACTAAAGCATTTTTTATTCCCTTTCGATTTCACCAGAATATGTTATATTTAAAATCACTTAAAAAATTAGTTTTTTAA
- a CDS encoding ABC transporter substrate-binding protein, with protein MSKLSRRKFLVTSGITAVGAAILYGCGADNAPEETTTDPATTGQVETVDMGENAPETPSAKLGFIALTDASPLIVALEKGIFAKYGMTNVEILKQASWPVTRDNIELGSGGGGIDGAHILTPMPYQMTLGTTTNQPVPMYILARLNTNGQGISVSNAFPEVGLNTPDKLKEAVAKAKAEGRDFTAAMTFPGGTHDVWMRYWLAANGINPDSDASVVPVPPPQMVANMKTNTMDTFCVGEPWNAQLVGQKAGYSALVTGELWNNHPEKAFALRQDWVDQNPKAARALLMAVLEAQQWCDQAENVEEMCQIVSQNKWFKVPYEDIVERSKGNIDFGTGRVEENFEYAMKFWRDNASYPFKSHDLWFLTENIRWGYIPADTDTKALVDKVNREDLWREAAEAIGVSADQIPTETSRGVETFFDGITFDPEDPQAYLDSLQFKKI; from the coding sequence ATGAGCAAATTATCCCGTAGAAAATTTCTCGTTACCAGTGGTATAACGGCGGTGGGCGCTGCTATTCTTTATGGTTGCGGTGCTGATAACGCCCCAGAAGAAACCACCACCGATCCGGCTACCACAGGGCAAGTTGAAACCGTTGACATGGGAGAAAATGCTCCCGAAACCCCCTCAGCTAAACTAGGATTTATTGCCCTTACCGATGCCTCTCCTCTCATCGTAGCCTTAGAAAAAGGTATTTTCGCCAAATATGGCATGACCAATGTTGAAATCCTCAAACAAGCCTCATGGCCCGTCACCAGAGATAACATCGAATTAGGTTCGGGTGGTGGTGGTATTGACGGCGCCCACATCCTCACCCCCATGCCCTATCAAATGACCTTAGGAACAACTACTAATCAACCAGTTCCTATGTATATCTTGGCTCGTCTCAACACTAACGGTCAAGGTATATCCGTTAGTAATGCCTTTCCCGAAGTCGGTTTAAATACCCCCGATAAACTAAAAGAAGCAGTAGCCAAAGCTAAAGCAGAAGGTAGAGACTTTACCGCCGCCATGACTTTTCCCGGTGGCACTCACGATGTTTGGATGCGTTACTGGTTAGCAGCTAATGGCATTAATCCTGATAGCGATGCCTCTGTAGTACCCGTGCCACCTCCACAAATGGTGGCTAACATGAAAACCAATACCATGGATACCTTCTGCGTGGGAGAGCCTTGGAATGCTCAATTAGTAGGGCAAAAAGCAGGATACTCCGCTTTGGTGACAGGAGAATTATGGAATAATCACCCCGAAAAAGCCTTCGCTTTACGTCAAGACTGGGTAGATCAAAACCCTAAAGCCGCCAGAGCATTATTAATGGCAGTATTAGAAGCTCAACAATGGTGCGATCAAGCGGAAAATGTCGAAGAAATGTGTCAAATTGTTTCTCAAAATAAATGGTTTAAAGTACCCTATGAAGACATTGTGGAAAGATCAAAAGGTAATATTGACTTTGGCACAGGTAGAGTAGAAGAAAACTTCGAGTATGCCATGAAATTTTGGCGCGATAACGCTTCCTATCCTTTCAAAAGTCATGATTTATGGTTTTTAACTGAAAATATCCGTTGGGGTTATATTCCTGCCGATACTGATACCAAAGCCTTAGTGGACAAAGTTAACCGAGAAGATTTATGGCGCGAGGCTGCCGAAGCCATTGGCGTATCTGCGGATCAGATTCCTACGGAGACATCGAGAGGAGTAGAAACTTTCTTTGATGGTATCACCTTCGATCCTGAAGATCCTCAAGCCTACCTAGATAGTCTCCAATTCAAAAAAATCTAG